From Methylocystis sp. ATCC 49242, one genomic window encodes:
- a CDS encoding PD-(D/E)XK nuclease family protein has protein sequence MTIAHRSTLVVHGRLAMRESRLTAGRGGRHGLQIMSFEQAAVRLAGGFVRPIDDESLRAAIQMALPTTPMGELESIKALPGMIDAAADTLHKAWRAGIDLAARAADHPRLAAISRLEAAVLDQLPPGTMRPLDIVAAATARIAHAPAVLGPMEIVGLTELSPCWRPLLQALTAHIPVQWTAGPRSIPAWLDGTGVTVARAPAQTPRISAVSAATAYHEAVEAMRWARSLLATGVSPSEIAIATASPADYDDHFLALRADANIDLHFVHGVRTVTTREGQAAAALADIVVRGLSQSRLRRLAALCRDSGPFETLPEGWLRVLPTDAPLSTLGTWNRLLARLMAEDWPDGADHVSALRTAVATLAKGPDAAGEIGEAFLKGRALAIWRKALLAGPAASLDATLETLKQDDGLEACVCVAWMPASALAASPRRFVRLLGLNSSRWPRGIAEDRLIPDHIIPTPVLDPLPVNLADRRDFETILATTADTVVLSRARRDSDGRLLGRSPLLAGMGGETYLRRNATPRHACSETDRLMARPQEFAADPQAVGAQGCWRDWRKAEITPHDGLVRADHPLVLAILSRTQSASSLRRLLRNPLSFVWVYAFGWREPQSSAEPLVLDALGIGDLVHMVLDRALRELETGGGLVSADMEAIEAAVAQAAQAVAADWESERPVPPAVIWGRTLDDARVMAGRALSYGDDLLPGARSYGEVPFGGSEPKSDAETPWDASTPVTIPDTGFNIAGYIDRLDISGDGKRALVRDYKTGRPPRGDVRLNGGRELQRCLYAFAVKALLGDDVAISASLLYPREPVDLQLDDPEAVLSEITGYLRAARASLAGGAALPGPDTGGDYDDLAFALPANASATYCKRKMPAAAERLGEVGQVWEAE, from the coding sequence ATGACCATAGCGCATCGTTCCACGTTGGTCGTTCACGGCCGCCTCGCCATGCGCGAGAGCCGGCTGACGGCGGGCCGTGGCGGTCGTCACGGCCTCCAGATCATGTCGTTCGAACAGGCAGCCGTCCGGCTGGCCGGCGGGTTCGTCCGCCCTATCGACGACGAGAGCTTGCGCGCGGCCATCCAGATGGCCCTGCCGACAACGCCGATGGGTGAGCTGGAGAGCATAAAGGCTCTCCCCGGCATGATCGACGCAGCGGCCGACACGCTCCACAAAGCCTGGCGCGCGGGCATCGATCTTGCCGCACGCGCTGCCGACCATCCGCGTCTCGCTGCCATCTCACGCCTCGAAGCGGCCGTCCTCGACCAGCTTCCACCCGGCACGATGCGTCCTCTCGACATCGTCGCTGCGGCGACCGCACGCATCGCTCATGCGCCGGCGGTCCTCGGCCCGATGGAGATCGTCGGCCTTACCGAACTTTCGCCCTGCTGGCGGCCGCTGCTCCAGGCCCTCACCGCCCATATCCCCGTGCAATGGACAGCCGGCCCGAGGAGCATACCCGCATGGCTGGACGGCACTGGTGTCACGGTCGCGCGCGCACCGGCGCAAACGCCACGGATCAGCGCTGTCAGCGCGGCGACGGCCTATCATGAGGCCGTCGAGGCAATGCGCTGGGCGCGCAGCCTGCTCGCCACGGGCGTCTCCCCTTCGGAGATTGCCATCGCGACCGCCTCGCCCGCCGACTATGACGATCATTTCCTGGCCCTGCGCGCCGACGCCAACATCGACCTGCACTTCGTCCACGGCGTCCGCACCGTCACTACCCGCGAGGGCCAGGCGGCCGCGGCGCTGGCCGACATCGTGGTCCGCGGCCTGTCGCAGTCGCGGCTGCGGCGCCTCGCGGCGCTCTGCCGGGACAGCGGGCCTTTCGAGACCCTACCCGAAGGCTGGCTCCGGGTCCTGCCGACCGATGCGCCGCTCTCAACGCTGGGCACCTGGAACCGCCTGCTGGCCCGGTTGATGGCGGAAGACTGGCCCGACGGCGCCGACCATGTTTCGGCGCTGCGGACAGCGGTCGCGACTCTGGCGAAAGGACCGGATGCCGCCGGCGAGATCGGAGAAGCCTTCCTCAAAGGCCGCGCGCTCGCGATCTGGCGTAAGGCGCTGCTCGCCGGCCCCGCCGCCTCGCTCGACGCGACGCTGGAAACCCTGAAGCAGGACGACGGACTGGAAGCCTGCGTCTGCGTCGCCTGGATGCCGGCCAGCGCGCTCGCCGCGTCGCCCCGCCGCTTCGTGCGGCTCCTCGGACTCAATTCCTCGCGCTGGCCGCGCGGGATCGCCGAGGACCGGCTGATCCCGGACCATATCATCCCGACCCCGGTGCTCGACCCGCTGCCGGTCAATCTCGCCGACCGCCGCGATTTCGAGACAATCCTCGCCACGACGGCCGATACCGTCGTTCTCTCGCGCGCTCGGCGCGACAGCGATGGGCGTCTCCTGGGACGCAGTCCCTTACTCGCCGGAATGGGCGGCGAAACCTATCTGCGCCGCAATGCGACGCCGCGGCATGCCTGCAGCGAGACCGACCGCCTCATGGCCCGGCCCCAGGAGTTCGCCGCCGATCCGCAAGCGGTCGGTGCGCAGGGCTGCTGGCGCGACTGGCGGAAGGCCGAGATCACGCCCCATGACGGGCTCGTGCGGGCGGATCATCCGCTCGTTCTCGCCATCCTCAGCCGCACCCAATCGGCCAGCTCTTTGCGCCGCCTGCTGCGCAATCCGCTCAGCTTCGTGTGGGTCTATGCGTTCGGATGGCGTGAACCGCAGAGCAGCGCCGAACCGCTCGTGCTCGACGCGCTCGGGATCGGCGATCTCGTCCACATGGTTCTCGACCGCGCTTTGCGCGAACTCGAAACCGGAGGCGGCCTTGTGTCCGCCGACATGGAGGCCATCGAAGCGGCGGTGGCGCAGGCCGCGCAGGCCGTCGCCGCCGATTGGGAAAGCGAGCGTCCGGTTCCGCCGGCCGTCATCTGGGGGCGCACCCTCGACGACGCTCGCGTGATGGCGGGCCGCGCCCTGTCCTATGGCGATGACCTTCTGCCGGGAGCACGCTCCTACGGAGAGGTACCTTTCGGCGGCTCGGAACCGAAATCCGACGCGGAAACGCCTTGGGATGCGAGCACGCCGGTCACAATTCCCGACACGGGCTTCAACATCGCCGGCTATATCGACCGGCTCGACATCTCGGGCGACGGCAAGCGCGCGCTTGTGCGCGACTACAAGACCGGCCGCCCGCCGCGGGGCGATGTCCGGCTGAACGGCGGACGCGAGCTTCAGCGCTGCCTCTACGCCTTCGCGGTGAAGGCGCTCCTCGGCGACGACGTCGCCATCAGCGCCTCGCTGCTCTACCCGCGTGAGCCCGTCGATCTTCAGCTCGACGATCCCGAGGCCGTGCTGTCGGAGATCACGGGTTATCTGCGCGCGGCAAGGGCGAGTCTCGCCGGCGGCGCGGCCCTGCCTGGCCCGGATACCGGCGGCGATTACGACGACCTCGCCTTCGCCCTGCCGGCCAACGCCAGCGCCACCTATTGCAAACGCAAAATGCCAGCCGCGGCGGAGCGGCTTGGCGAAGTCGGTCAGGTCTGGGAGGCGGAATGA
- a CDS encoding YafY family protein, with translation MRPAAATLKWGVERRLEFIEFRLFWEGGVNRADIIEMFDVSVPQASKDLTLYQERAPQNAIYDKSAKRYVAGPQFSPIFLKPDPDGYLSRLRSLAEGLADPSDSWIANPPETDIALTPRRKVEADVLKAVLQAVRENRSLEVYYQSMGSRRTDPMWRRITPHAFGYDGFRWHVRGYCHIDEKFKDFLLPRILGVRHMDVPGPGGDQDALWKKTFDIEIGPHPGLTPSQRAVVAKDYGMTNERAVLSVRYAMLFYVIKRLGLLGDASQQSPRAQHIVALNPNETERALRRADFEFGEVEQTPKKVGEA, from the coding sequence ATGCGACCGGCCGCTGCGACGTTGAAATGGGGGGTGGAGCGCCGGCTCGAGTTCATCGAGTTCCGGCTGTTTTGGGAGGGCGGGGTCAACCGCGCCGACATCATCGAGATGTTCGATGTATCTGTTCCCCAGGCGTCGAAGGACCTGACGCTATATCAGGAGCGGGCGCCCCAGAACGCGATCTACGACAAAAGCGCTAAACGGTATGTCGCGGGGCCGCAGTTCTCGCCGATTTTCCTTAAGCCGGACCCAGACGGGTATCTGTCACGTCTACGATCTCTGGCGGAAGGCCTTGCTGATCCCAGCGACTCCTGGATCGCGAACCCGCCTGAGACCGACATCGCGCTGACGCCGCGCCGCAAGGTGGAAGCAGATGTGTTGAAGGCGGTTCTCCAGGCGGTCCGCGAAAACCGTTCGCTTGAGGTCTACTATCAGTCGATGGGGAGCAGGCGAACCGATCCAATGTGGCGGCGTATCACGCCGCATGCCTTCGGCTACGATGGCTTCCGTTGGCATGTTCGCGGCTATTGCCATATCGACGAGAAATTCAAGGATTTCCTGCTTCCGCGGATTCTCGGCGTGCGCCACATGGACGTGCCTGGGCCAGGTGGTGATCAGGATGCCTTGTGGAAAAAGACATTCGACATTGAGATCGGCCCGCATCCGGGGCTGACCCCCAGTCAACGCGCAGTGGTCGCGAAGGACTATGGGATGACGAATGAGCGTGCCGTCCTCTCGGTTCGCTACGCCATGCTTTTTTACGTAATCAAGCGGCTGGGTCTCTTGGGGGACGCAAGCCAGCAGAGCCCGCGCGCCCAACATATAGTCGCGCTCAATCCCAATGAAACAGAGCGGGCGTTGCGACGCGCGGATTTCGAGTTCGGCGAGGTCGAGCAGACTCCAAAGAAGGTCGGAGAGGCTTGA